Part of the Woronichinia naegeliana WA131 genome, TTGACTGTAAATGCTGGAGCGTCTGTACCTACTGCTAAAGTCATAATTAGTCTTTTTGATGGTTGTTTTATTTGTTTGTAATGCTTGGATTTTACCACAGCTTGCGTTTTAGTTGGAAAGCTATGCGATTAGTTTCTTCGCAGCTTCCACTTGAACTTTGACCTGTTCAATACCCGTACCACCATAGTTATTGCGAACCTTGACCACCTGCGCGGGGGCGATCGCCTAAAAATCACGACTTACAGTCATAGCAATCACCTTCAGGAGATAGATCGTTGATGTGATCGCCTTAAAATCATGACTCATAGTAATAGCGATCAAGATAGATGTTGAAGTGATCGCAAGGCTAAAATGAGAGAGCGATCTGTGTTTACTTGCTACTACAGAAAAATAGAAATGCGATCGCCTTTTCAAACCATGACCGATTTTTCTAACTCAGCAATACGAGCCTGTAACGGTGCAATCATGGCCGCAACTTCTGCTTCAGAATAGCGAATCGGAATATGTTGGGGACAATTTTCACTAATCGCTTCAACTTGAAATAAAATCGCCCTTTCTATCGGTGCAGAATAATCTTTCACCCGCAATTTTTCCAGTAGTTCAGATTCGCCTTCAATGTAACTAGCTCGACCCCAAATTTTAATGCGTTTACGGTGACGATAATCCATCAAAAATAAAAAAGCTTTGTCATTGCCCGACAGATTACCAACGGTGATGTACTGCACATTGCCAGAGAAATCCGCAAAGCCCAGGGTCTTTTCATCCAAAACTTTGAGAAAACCTGGAGGGCCACCCCGAAATTGAATATAGGGATAGCCGTTAGAACCCACCGTTCCCAGATAAAAACCGTCTAATTGGGCAATAAAATCGGCAATTTTGGGCGTAATGGTATCGTTACTGTCACCATTGGCAATATAGCGTTCATAGGTTTGCCGTGAACCCCGATCGCTTTGGGCGGCTTGGACTTCGGGGGTAAAAGCAATCTCACCAAATTTTCGGGGCATAATCTTCTCCTAGACCACAACTAATTCTTTGATACCAATCATGCCGACAAACCCAGGCAACTTTTTCACCCGTTCAATCCAGGCTAAAACCTGGGGATAGGGACTGAGATCAATCTGCCCATCACCCGCTAAAGCAACATAGGGAAACACCGCTACATCGGCGATCGTGGGTCGTCCCAATTCTAACCAAGTCCGTTCCGTTAAATGCTGATCCAATTGGGACAAAATAAATTCGGCTTTTTGATTGGCTCGTTCCAAATTAATACTGGTCGCGTTGAATAAATGGTATAACCGTGCCGACTCTGGCCCCTGACGAATTTCTCCCGCCGCCGTCGAAAGCCAACGCACCACTTGGGCTAGGGGTAAGGGTTCTAAGGGCAACCAGCGATCGCCGCCGTACTGTCGCGCTAGATAGACCAAAATTGCCTGGGCATCGGCCAAAACTGTATCACCATCCACCAATACGGGAAGCTGCCCAAAGGGATTCAATGCCAGAAATTCAGGCTGCTTGTGCGCTCCGACCATTAAATCCACTTTAATCCATTCGTAATCCAATGCCAGCAAGGATAACAGCAGTTTGACTTTGTAACTGTTTCCCGATAATTCGTGACCGTAAAGCTTAATCATGGGTTTTTCTCTCAAAAAAAGTGAACCGTTCGTTCGGTATAGAGTCAATTTAACCGAACGTTTGGTATGATGTCAAGGGGGAAACCCAAAAATGTTTTAGGAGATGGGAAAAATGCCGAAGGAAAATTATCTGCCTTGTTTGCTGCAATTGTTTCGTCAGTACGGTTATGACGGTGCGACCCTATCGAAAATTGCGGAGGCGACGGGTTTGGGGAAGGCTAGTCTTTATCATCATTTTCCAGGCGGTAAGGAGGAGATGATGATTTCGGTGTTGGCCTATGTGGAAGGTTGGTTAGGAAAAAATCTGTTGCCGAGTCTTCAGGGGGATGGAAATGCCCAGGTTAAATTGCAGCGTATGGGCGATCGCCTGTTGGAACTTTATGAGGGGGGAGAACAACCTTGTTTATTTGCGATTTTGTTGTCGGGTTCTGCCCGTGATACCTTTCATGCTCAGGTTCAACGGTTATTTGAAACTTGGATAGCGGCGATAGCGGCGGTTTTAATGGCAGAGGGAATGGAGGCAAATGTGGCGAAACAGCAAGCTGAAAAAGCGGTTATTTTGGTGCAAGGTTCTTTGATTTTGTCTCAGGGTTTAAATGATGTTAAGATTTTTAAACGGATTGTTGGCGATCTTTCCATAGAATTACTTTTGAGCTAAAACTATCATCAACAATAGGCAATCGTCCCTTACCACAAAGCAAAAGGTGATCGCCAAGCTAATTTTGGAGGGTTCACTTTGGATTGACATTCATTCCGATGATAAGTCGTTAGCTTAACTTAGTGATTCGAGTCACTGAAAAAGCAATTAATCGTCAAAACTACTTTAGGGGCTTGTTTTCCGTGATGACGGTTGCTATGATTAAAAGAAACGACAATTCCACTGGTGCAGAGATGTCTCATTATTTTGTCTTTTCTTTTTAATTTCAAATTTACTATTTTTATTAATTAGCTAACGAGAATCAAGGGGGCTTTTGTGCTAAATTCTTTTCACATAAGTGATTTTAGACTCTTTCAGTTTCTTCAAGTTGAAAGATTGAATCGTGTCAACTTAATTACAGGGATGAATAATTCTGGCAAGAGTACATTTCTCGAAGCAATAGAACTCTATGCTAGTAATGCGTCTCCTGTAGTTCTTCTCGATCTTGTTGAGTCTAGACAAGAGACTTGGTTTAGTGAAGCTCAACCACGATCTCAAAATTTTACTGGTAACTCAGTTCGCCATCTCTTCTACGGACACAAGTTGCCTCAAGTTGGAGAGCGAGGTATTTTTCTTGGTCAAATATCCTCAAATACAAGGCTTCATATTAGTGTTGCAGCTTATCAAAATAAAAATGATGAAGAAGGTACTATAAGAAGAATCCGTATTTCTGATTTTCAGTCAGATATCGTTGATGAGGAGCTATCTAACATTGAAGTTTTTCTTATTGCAGAAGAAGGTGAAAAAACTAGAAGAATTTTTGGGTTAGATAGAGATATAAGGGACATTCGGCGTTACAGTTCTAGACGGCTATATGAAAGGCATGAATCTGAGTTTACATCCACATGGCAGATTGTTTCAACAGAGAATATGCCTAATCGAAAACTAGCTGCACTTTGGGATTTAACAGGTCTAACTAATTTAGAGTCCGAGGTGATTTCTGCACTTAAATTGATTGATAATCGAGTTTCAGGTGTTGCCTTTGTAGAAGATATTAGTCGAAGGAGTTCAGATGAAAATCGTATTCCATTAGTAAAACTTGAAGGGATAGATGAACCATTACCTCTCAAAAGTATGGGAGATGGTATGACTCGTTTATTCCATATCATTGTTGCTCTTGTGAATGCTCAAAATGGTTTTCTTTTAATTGATGAATTTGAAAATGGTTTGCACTGGAGCGTACAACCTAGAGTTTGGAATATCATTTTTCAGCTATCGGAGAAACTTAATGTTCAAGTTTTTGCTACAACCCATAGCCGTGATTGTATAAAGGGGTTTGACAGTAATTGGAATCAATATCCTGAACTTGGTGCATTCTTTCGTCTTGATATGAAAGATAAGCTTATCAGAGCAACAGAATATACCTCTGAAACGCTTACTGATTCTATTGATATGGATGTTGAGGTTCGATAAATATGAGCAAGATTTGTCAACAAGATACGGATAAAATATTGCTTGTCGAAGGAATTGATGACTGCCATGTTGTGATGAATTTATGCGTCGCTCACCAGGTTCCTAAAACTTTTGGCATATATGAATGTGGTGGCAAAGATCAAGTGTTGAAACGCCTGAGTTCTTTAATCGTCAGTTCTAAGGCTCCTCAAGTTATAGGTGTTATGCTTGACGCGGATCAATCTTCCCTTAGTAGATGGCAAAGCATACAAGATAAATTAACCAATAACAATCATAATTATGTGATGCCGAAAATTCCTAACATTGACGGAACAATAATTGAAAAAATTGAAGGGAAACCAAAGCTGGGATTTTGGTTAATGCCAAATAATCAAGATTCTGGAATACTAGAGGATTTCTGTGCAAAACTTGCAGAACCAAATTCGCTAAAATTTGCTGAAACCTGTGTTAAACAAGCGAGTGAAAGTAATGTGACAACATTTAAAGAGGTAGATTATAGTAAAGCAGTTATTCATACCTATCTCTCTTGGCATGACGAACCTGGCTATCCACTCGGAAAAGCGATCACAAGTCAAGCCCTTCGTCCTCAGACGGAGGTCGCATTCAAATTTACGGAATGGCTAAAACACCTGTTCACATGAAATTACCAAATTAACAACTGATAGTGCGATCGCCGCTTCGTAGGCTAAGTTAACAACTGGAAAGTCAGACTGCACTTTAAACTGTAACTGTGGATGCGATCCCTAAAGAGGTATGGGTTTTGAGTTAGAGGCGATTGTCCCTTAACTTGAATTAAAAAAGCGATCACTATTAATAAACTCCAGAAAAAAACAAAAAATTTTAGATGGAAACCTGATCAGGGATTACTGTAATCTTCATTCCAACTGTTTTGAGTATTTTCTCAATGGTTGATAAATGGGGATTACCTTTTTCAGAAAGCGTTTTATAGAGACTTTCTCTTCCTAATCCAGTTTCTTCAGCGACTTTTGTTAAGCCTTTTTGATGTTGTACAATTTGTCTAAGAGCAATTAGAAAAAGCGGAATCCCCCCTTCCTCTAAAGCATCTTGGAGATAATCAGAAGCAAATTCAGGGTTATTAAGTTCTTTGACAATAAAATCATCAAAGTTTCTCAAAGTCGTCATTTTTAATCTCCTGCCAAAGTAGTTGAGATTGGGTAATATCTTTTGATTGAGAACTTTTGTCTCCACCGACAAGAAGAATAACAAAAAGCTCTCCCTTTTTTGCAAAATAGACTCGGTAGCCTGGCCCAAAATGAATTCTCAATTCATAAATTTCTTTACCAACTGATTTGTAATCGCCAAAGTTACCTAGGGCTTGCTGAAAAAGTCCACAAAACGAACCTAGATGCCACAGGGTGCGAAAAATGGTGACTTCAGAGATCCGTTTCCAATTTTACCCCACAATTTTCCAGCAAAGTGCATGGATTTTGAGCTTCCAAATGTCATAACCTTGCACCTGATCGTTTCCAAAATACCTGAAAGTACTTTCTAGCAAGGCTTTCATACTTATTCAGCAAGCCCTACCTAATTTTAATCTTTGAATGCGTAGAGTGATTTTTCTACGACTACGAATATCCACAATGCCACGCAACCATTTTTCAAATTTGTCGGTTGTGATAATTTGAATTTCTTGCATAGCGATTGTTTTTCCTAATCACCTTAAGTGGTGCTTTGTTCATTGTATCTCAAAGGATACAAAATCGCAAGACTAAAATGAGAGAGCGATCTGTGTTTACTTGCTACTACAGCAAAATAGAAATGCGATCTCCTAAATTTGAGTAAATAATTTATTAATCATAATAATTACTTCTGCTAGTGTCTCACTAGGAATTTTACAAACAAACTCAGCTTCTCTCGTTCGGTAATCCAGAGATTTTACTTGATCGGCTAAAACAACACCTGAAATTGTTAAACCGTCAGGAATCTTGACTTCAAAGGGATAATTCTTAACTTTTGTGGTGATAGGACAGACAACAATTAGTCCGACTTTGTGATTATAGATATTAGGAGAAATCACTAAGGCTGGCCTTCTCCCCATTTGTTCACGTCCAGACTGAGGATTAAAATTAATCCAGATAATGTCTCCTTTTTTAGGAATGTAAGCTTTAGGCATCTTCTTAGAAAATTTCGGCTCCAACAAGTTCCCCTATTTCTATAATTTCAGGTAGAGCTTCAGGAAAATTTATTGTGAGAAGCTCATTTAAGTCTTTCGCTTTTTGAGTTGAATTTAAGATGTTATTGGTAATCATTTGAATCACCAATTCATTGATTGGCTCTTCGGTTAATTCAGATAGTTTCTCTAGTTTATGAAATAATGATTCAGAAATTTCTAGGGTTAATTGTCGAGTTTTCATCGGCTTACCTAACATTGACTAGCTATAATTAGGGTCTGCTGAAAAAGTCCACAAAACGAACCTAGATGCCACAGGAGGCGAAAAATGGTGACTTCAGAGAGTAGTTTCCAATTTCAACCCCCAGTTTTCCAACGACGTGCATGGGCTTTGAGCCTCCAAAGGCCATAACCTTGCACCTAATCGTTTTTAAAATGCTTGAAAGCATTATCTGGCAAGGGTTCTATACTTATTCAGCAAGCCCTAATTATAAAAGGCGAATATTTTACGCCCATTATAACAGATTTTTAATAGTTACTGGCTCAATTATACGATCAGGCAGTGCCGCCACGCGATCGCCGCTTCGTAGGCTGGTTTGACAACAGGAAACCCAGAATCACTTTTCTCTATTAGCACGAACTAGAAACTAGACTGCACTTTAAGCTGTAACTGTGGATGCGATCACTAAAATGAGAGAGTGATCAGGATATGGGTTTTGAGTTAGAGGCGATCATCCCTTAACTTTAATCTCTATCGGGTAAATTCCCCGCTGCTCGCAGCGAAAAAATTAAAGTTGCAATGAAAACCGTCGGTTTGCGAGCAAAACATTTTCCATACCCCGTCCGCTTGCGGCGGGGAAATTTTGATTTAAAAAAGTGATCGCCATTAACAAACTTCAGAAAAAACGAATTTTTTTAGATAGAAACATGATCAGAGATTACTGTAATCTTCATTCCAACTGTTTTGAGTATTTTCTCAATTGTTGATAAATGGGGATTACCTTGTTCAGAAAGCGTTTTATAGAGACTTTCTCGTCCTAATCCAGTTTCTTCAGCGACTTTTGTTAAGCCTTTTTGATGTTGTACAATTTGTCTGAGAGCAATTAGAAAAAGCGGAATACCCCCTTCTTCTAAAGCATCTTGGAGATAATCAGAAGCAAATTCAGGATTATGAAGTTCCTCTACAATAAAATCATCAAAGTTTCTCAAAGTCGTCATTTTTAATCTCCTGCCAAAGTACTTGAGATTGGGTAATATCTTTTGATTGAGAACTTTTTTCTCCACCGACAAGAAGAATAACAAAAAGATCTCCTTTTTTTGCAAAATAGACTCGGTAGCCTGGCCCGAAATGAATTCTCAATTCATAAATTTCTTTACCAACTGATTTGTAATCGCCAAATTTACCTAATTTTAATCGTTGAATGCG contains:
- a CDS encoding putative addiction module antidote protein: MTTLRNFDDFIVKELNNPEFASDYLQDALEEGGIPLFLIALRQIVQHQKGLTKVAEETGLGRESLYKTLSEKGNPHLSTIEKILKTVGMKITVIPDQVSI
- a CDS encoding type II toxin-antitoxin system RelE/ParE family toxin; the protein is MQEIQIITTDEFEKWLRGIVDIRSRRKITLRIQRLKLGKFGDYKSVGKEIYELRIHFGPGYRVYFAKKGDLFVILLVGGEKSSQSKDITQSQVLWQEIKNDDFEKL
- a CDS encoding addiction module killer — its product is MRIHFGPGYRVYFAKKGELFVILLVGGDKSSQSKDITQSQLLWQEIKNDDFEKL
- a CDS encoding putative addiction module antidote protein, which gives rise to MTTLRNFDDFIVEELHNPEFASDYLQDALEEGGIPLFLIALRQIVQHQKGLTKVAEETGLGRESLYKTLSEQGNPHLSTIEKILKTVGMKITVISDHVSI
- the mazF gene encoding endoribonuclease MazF; this translates as MPKAYIPKKGDIIWINFNPQSGREQMGRRPALVISPNIYNHKVGLIVVCPITTKVKNYPFEVKIPDGLTISGVVLADQVKSLDYRTREAEFVCKIPSETLAEVIIMINKLFTQI
- a CDS encoding TetR/AcrR family transcriptional regulator, with the protein product MPKENYLPCLLQLFRQYGYDGATLSKIAEATGLGKASLYHHFPGGKEEMMISVLAYVEGWLGKNLLPSLQGDGNAQVKLQRMGDRLLELYEGGEQPCLFAILLSGSARDTFHAQVQRLFETWIAAIAAVLMAEGMEANVAKQQAEKAVILVQGSLILSQGLNDVKIFKRIVGDLSIELLLS
- a CDS encoding glutathione S-transferase, with the translated sequence MIKLYGHELSGNSYKVKLLLSLLALDYEWIKVDLMVGAHKQPEFLALNPFGQLPVLVDGDTVLADAQAILVYLARQYGGDRWLPLEPLPLAQVVRWLSTAAGEIRQGPESARLYHLFNATSINLERANQKAEFILSQLDQHLTERTWLELGRPTIADVAVFPYVALAGDGQIDLSPYPQVLAWIERVKKLPGFVGMIGIKELVVV
- a CDS encoding pyridoxamine 5'-phosphate oxidase family protein is translated as MPRKFGEIAFTPEVQAAQSDRGSRQTYERYIANGDSNDTITPKIADFIAQLDGFYLGTVGSNGYPYIQFRGGPPGFLKVLDEKTLGFADFSGNVQYITVGNLSGNDKAFLFLMDYRHRKRIKIWGRASYIEGESELLEKLRVKDYSAPIERAILFQVEAISENCPQHIPIRYSEAEVAAMIAPLQARIAELEKSVMV
- a CDS encoding ATP-binding protein, yielding MNNSGKSTFLEAIELYASNASPVVLLDLVESRQETWFSEAQPRSQNFTGNSVRHLFYGHKLPQVGERGIFLGQISSNTRLHISVAAYQNKNDEEGTIRRIRISDFQSDIVDEELSNIEVFLIAEEGEKTRRIFGLDRDIRDIRRYSSRRLYERHESEFTSTWQIVSTENMPNRKLAALWDLTGLTNLESEVISALKLIDNRVSGVAFVEDISRRSSDENRIPLVKLEGIDEPLPLKSMGDGMTRLFHIIVALVNAQNGFLLIDEFENGLHWSVQPRVWNIIFQLSEKLNVQVFATTHSRDCIKGFDSNWNQYPELGAFFRLDMKDKLIRATEYTSETLTDSIDMDVEVR